Below is a window of Candidatus Cybelea sp. DNA.
CTGTCGCGTGCGTCGAGTTCCACCCGTATGCGGCCGCCCTCCGACGTATGCCGCAGCGCGTTGTCGATGAGATTGACGAACACTTGCGACAACCGGTCGGGATCGGCTTCGACCCGGACGGGACGAAGCGCGGCGAGTTCGAGGGAGACGCCTTTATTCGAGGCCTGCTGTTCGAAAGAGGCAACGATCGGGCGCGCCACCTCCTCCAAATCGACGTCGCGCAACGCCAGCTGCATCTGCCCCGACTCGGCACGCGCCTGCTCGAGCAGCTGCCCGACGAGCGCGTTCAATCGATCGACTTGCGCCAGAGCCTGGGGCACGAAAAGATCTCGCGCTTCTTCCTCGGGAGCTTCGAGAACGGTCTCGAGCATCAGCTTGATCGACGAGAGCGGCGTGCGCAGCTCGTGGGAAACATTTGAAAGAAACTCTTTACGCGCTCGGTCGAGCCGAACGAGAGCCGTCTGATCGTCCGAGAAGACGACGACGCGGCGCGACTGCCGATTGTCGTCGGTCAGGGGATAGACGGAGACCCGATAGGTTCGCTGCCCGGGCGCACCGGTGAGCATGAGGGGCGCGACCGATGCCTCGCCGCGCAACGCGTCGCCGATTCTGCGCTCGAGCTCCACGTTGGGTACGGCCTCGATGATGTGCAGCGCGATCGAACGCGCCGGATCGAAACCGAAGGTCGTTCCGGCGGCCGCGTTGGCAAACTCTATGTGACAGGTTCGATCGACGAGGATCACCCCGATCGGCAAGGCACGCACCAACGGCGCGAACGGTGCCTCCGAAGGCGAGGGACTCGAGGCGACGCTCCTTGGCGGCGGCGGATAGGCCGCGGTCTCCCGTCGCGCGACCCGCGGCCTCGCGATGAGAACACCGGCGGCGATGCCGACGAGCAACGCCAGGAACGACCACCAGAGCGGCGTCAAGCCTTGAACATGTAGCCGCGGCTGCGCACCGTCAAGATGTGGCGCGGAGTCCGCGAATCTTCCTCGATCTTCTCGCGTAGCCAGCGAATGTGGACGCTGACCGTCTGTTGCTCGCCCTCGAAATCGTATCCCCAAACCTTATCCAGCAGGGTTTGACGGGTCACGACGCGGCCGTGGTTCTCCATCAGCACCCGCAATAGGCCAAACTCTTTGGGCGCGAGCGCAACGTCCTTGCCGCGAACGGTAAGCTGCTGGCGAGACGGATCGAGGACGATCTCGCCCAAGGCGATCGCCTCGTCGTGCCCCGGAGCGATCGCGTTCTGCCGGCGCAGCCGCGCTTTCACGCGAGCGAGGAACTCGTGGAGCGCAAACGGCTTGGTCACGTAGTCGTCCGCACCGAGCTCGAGCGCCAAGACCTTGTCGATCTCCTGATCTTTGGCGGTCAGCATGATGATCGGCACGGGGCTGAACTTCCGGATCTCTTTGCAGGCCTCGACGCCGTCGAGCACCGGAAGCATGATGTCCAGCACGATCAGGTCGGGCTGCTCGCGCTGCGCCATGGCGATCGCGGTACGGCCGTCTCCAGCGGTAACGACCGCGTAGCCGCTGCGCTCCAAGTTGAAGCGCAGGGTCTGCAGGATCGCCGACTCGTCGTCGACGACGAGAATTTTCTTATTGAAGTCCGGACTTTTGAAAGAGGCGCCCCGCGGCGCCTTAAGCTCCGCAATTCCGTTCATACGTTTTCGCAATCGCGCTGTAGTCCAGCGCTCCGTCTCCGTGAGAGCTACGAGTAGTGTAGAGTTGGTACGCGAGCCCCGTCGCGGGCATCGGAAGATTCTCGGAACGAGCGGCATCGAGCGCGGCTGCGAGGTCCTTGCGCAAGAGATCGAGTGCGAAGCCGCCCTCGAAAGTCCCTGCAAGCCACACCTTCGGCAGCCACTTCTCCAGAATATAGTTCGAAGCCGTTGCCGTGGCGAGTACCCCTCTAACCGCGTCGAGATCGGCGCCCGCCTCTTTTGCAAACATCAGACCTTCGACGTTGGCGATCATCACGTTCGCAATGATGATCTGATTGACCAGCTTGACGGTCTCCCCCATTCCGACGGGCCCGAGATGGTTCGGCGTCCCCATCGCCGCGAGGACGGGCCGAGCCTTCTCGAAGGCTTCGGGCGAGGCTCCCACCATGATTGTCAGCTTCCCGTCCCGGGCACGCAGC
It encodes the following:
- a CDS encoding response regulator transcription factor, which encodes MNGIAELKAPRGASFKSPDFNKKILVVDDESAILQTLRFNLERSGYAVVTAGDGRTAIAMAQREQPDLIVLDIMLPVLDGVEACKEIRKFSPVPIIMLTAKDQEIDKVLALELGADDYVTKPFALHEFLARVKARLRRQNAIAPGHDEAIALGEIVLDPSRQQLTVRGKDVALAPKEFGLLRVLMENHGRVVTRQTLLDKVWGYDFEGEQQTVSVHIRWLREKIEEDSRTPRHILTVRSRGYMFKA
- a CDS encoding NAD(P)-dependent oxidoreductase; translation: MAVIMARPSPHPGGYPEATTKSPLVITRLGFIGLGTMGEPMARSLRRAGYEVAASVHRSREALERLRGDGVAEAADPAALAADSQVVILCVPDAPQVEEALFAARGVEEGAKPGLLVIDMSTISPVASRRFAERLAKRGVDFVDAPVSGGPLRARDGKLTIMVGASPEAFEKARPVLAAMGTPNHLGPVGMGETVKLVNQIIIANVMIANVEGLMFAKEAGADLDAVRGVLATATASNYILEKWLPKVWLAGTFEGGFALDLLRKDLAAALDAARSENLPMPATGLAYQLYTTRSSHGDGALDYSAIAKTYERNCGA
- a CDS encoding ATP-binding protein encodes the protein MTPLWWSFLALLVGIAAGVLIARPRVARRETAAYPPPPRSVASSPSPSEAPFAPLVRALPIGVILVDRTCHIEFANAAAGTTFGFDPARSIALHIIEAVPNVELERRIGDALRGEASVAPLMLTGAPGQRTYRVSVYPLTDDNRQSRRVVVFSDDQTALVRLDRARKEFLSNVSHELRTPLSSIKLMLETVLEAPEEEARDLFVPQALAQVDRLNALVGQLLEQARAESGQMQLALRDVDLEEVARPIVASFEQQASNKGVSLELAALRPVRVEADPDRLSQVFVNLIDNALRHTSEGGRIRVELDARDSDAVLRVRDTGEGIPYRDLPHIFERFYVVDRSRTRGSGGAGLGLAIVKGIVDAHGGAISAESMLGRGTAFTIRLPIMRIKRDAS